The Candidatus Cloacimonadota bacterium genome contains the following window.
ACAGCGGAAAATCTCGCTCATTTATTACGCGGTTTTTTGGGTTTTGGGGCGGGTAGTTCCAGCGCCGTGATGCGCGCCAATTCCACCAACCAAGCAGATTCTTCCCACATTTCCTCCGGAATCAAAAACCAAGGTTTGGAACCGGGGTAGGGTTGGTCTTCTTCAGGCTGACCAATGAAATGGCGGCCAGCCTCGGTAATTTTGAAGAAAAGGCGATCGTCCGCAATGACAACAATCAGCTTCCCATCCAGCCAGATACCATATTCGCCGAACATTTTGCGTAAGGTGATATCTCCCGCCGCGTGTAGCTTTGCGGCGATATGTTCAGCGATTTCCCTGCGGCTGGACAATAGTTTTCCTTCCCAAAATGGAGGATGAAAGTCTTAACTGGCCAGTCTTTTTGCCGCGCTGAGTGTGGTGAGTTTCAAGCCCTGAGCCTTAATCTTAGTTATGAATTCCTGCAAAGCGTTTAGTTTTTCGCGATTGTGGCAGTGGGTGATGATAATCACAGGCTCTTTGCGGCCTTTGTATCTTCCCAGATATTCGATTTTTGCGTTGATTGAAGCTTCGGAGTTGGGTTTATGTTTGTCATCCACATCCAAAAACATATCTCTCTTCAGAGCTGGATAACCCAGTGTGCGGGCCAAAGCAGGAGTAACGGCACTACCGATGGTCATGCTGTCCACAAAAAACAAGCCCTGCGCGTGGAGCTCTTTCAAAACTTTTTCCATCACATTACGGTCTGCAGTGGCGGTGCTGCCCATGTGGTTGTTTGCCCCGATAGCCATTGGAAGCTGGCTTTTGAAATCTCGGATTAACCCCGCGATTTCTTCACTGCTGGAATCCATTTTAACATATCTTGTGCCAACGTTGTTTTTGGGTCCGGCATACATGGGGAAATGAATTATCACTTCGTGACCATATTGCGCACCCACTTCACCAGACCTCTTGGTGGCGCCAAGATCGGGAAGCACGGCAAAAACAACTTCCTGGGGAAGCTTTCCAAAATCTTCCAGCAAAGTGGTGCTGTTGCCAAAATCATCCACGATAATCACAATATCCGGCATATTATCAGAGCCGGTCCAACTATATTGGAAAGACTTCAAAGGCGTTTTGCTTTCTTTGGGGGCTTCCTTTTCGTCACCTTTCTTTTGTTCGCTGGCTTGCCCATCTTTTGCATCTGTTTCCAGATCTGTGTCTTGAGCTTGGGATTGCTCTCCCATTTCAATCATGGTTCCCGCTTCCGGCTCGTCTGAGGAGACTTTATCTCCTCTGTCGCAGGAAGTTATCAAAACCAGCATGACAAAGCTGGCAATTAACAGAATTATTCTGATGTGTTTTCTATCCATTTGATCTTATCTCCGATCGTTAATTCTTTTTTCTTGGTTTGGCCTGCATTCAGCTCAAGTACATATCTATATATGGCAGGCGCTTCAATCAATTCCTCGCTAAAAGGAACCGTGTTTTCAACAATATAAGAGATGCGCTTGTTTATGTCAATGAAAATTATATCGAGGGGGATATAGGTGTTTTTCATCCAAAACGCTGTGTCCGAAGCACCCTCCGGGTCAAACAGCATTCCCTGATTTTCAGCCATGCTTTCGCGATACATCAAACCCTGGATGGCGGCCTTGGATGTGGTTGCTATTTCCACTTCATAACTGGCTTTGGGGGCATCGGATTCGGATGTGATTGAGAGGAAGGCGTCAAGCCGGAAATCAGTGCCTTCGATAATGGTCTCCACCGGTTCCATATCCTTTTTTTGGCAACCCGCCAGGCCAAGCGAGAGGAGAATTAATAAAACTATTAAAAGCTTTGCACGCATGTCTTTCCACCTTATTTCAACAAAATCATTTTGCGTTTCTGGCTCTCAGCGCCGCTTTGGAGAGTATAAAAATAGATGCCGCTG
Protein-coding sequences here:
- a CDS encoding TfoX/Sxy family protein gives rise to the protein MFGEYGIWLDGKLIVVIADDRLFFKITEAGRHFIGQPEEDQPYPGSKPWFLIPEEMWEESAWLVELARITALELPAPKPKKPRNK
- a CDS encoding divergent polysaccharide deacetylase family protein; this translates as MDRKHIRIILLIASFVMLVLITSCDRGDKVSSDEPEAGTMIEMGEQSQAQDTDLETDAKDGQASEQKKGDEKEAPKESKTPLKSFQYSWTGSDNMPDIVIIVDDFGNSTTLLEDFGKLPQEVVFAVLPDLGATKRSGEVGAQYGHEVIIHFPMYAGPKNNVGTRYVKMDSSSEEIAGLIRDFKSQLPMAIGANNHMGSTATADRNVMEKVLKELHAQGLFFVDSMTIGSAVTPALARTLGYPALKRDMFLDVDDKHKPNSEASINAKIEYLGRYKGRKEPVIIITHCHNREKLNALQEFITKIKAQGLKLTTLSAAKRLAS
- a CDS encoding DUF192 domain-containing protein is translated as METIIEGTDFRLDAFLSITSESDAPKASYEVEIATTSKAAIQGLMYRESMAENQGMLFDPEGASDTAFWMKNTYIPLDIIFIDINKRISYIVENTVPFSEELIEAPAIYRYVLELNAGQTKKKELTIGDKIKWIENTSE